One genomic region from Sciurus carolinensis chromosome 2, mSciCar1.2, whole genome shotgun sequence encodes:
- the Prnd gene encoding prion-like protein doppel has protein sequence MKKHLGTWGLAIVCVLLFNHLSTVKARGIKHRIKWNRKSAHSTSQITEAQVAQKPPGAFIKQGRKLHIDFGAEGNKYYEANYWQFPDGIYYDGCSEVNVTKEVFIAKCINATQAANQAEFSREKQDNKLHQRVLWRLIKELCSVKHCDFWLEGGAGFQPSVDQPVMICLLVFIWFIVK, from the coding sequence ATGAAGAAGCACCTGGGCACATGGGGGTTGGCTATCGTCTGTGTCCTACTCTTCAACCATCTCTCCACAGTCAAGGCAAGGGGCATCAAGCACAGGATCAAGTGGAACCGGAAGTCTGCGCACAGCACCTCCCAGATCACAGAAGCCCAGGTGGCCCAGAAACCCCCGGGAGCCTTCATCAAGCAAGGCCGGAAGCTCCACATCGACTTCGGAGCTGAAGGCAACAAGTACTACGAGGCCAACTACTGGCAATTCCCCGACGGGATCTACTATGACGGCTGCTCCGAGGTCAACGTGACCAAGGAGGTGTTCATCGCCAAGTGCATCAATGCCACCCAGGCCGCCAACCAGGCCGAGTTTTCCCGGGAGAAACAGGACAATAAGCTTCACCAGCGGGTCCTGTGGCGGCTGATCAAAGAGCTCTGCTCCGTCAAGCACTGTGACTTTTGGTTGGAAGGGGGAGCCGGATTTCAACCTTCCGTGGACCAGCCAGTGATGATCTGCCTGCTGGTCTTCATTTGGTTCATCGTGAAATAA